The DNA sequence CATCGCCGCGGGTGCGCTGCTGCATTCAGCACAGGGCAGGTTAAAGCTGATACGTTGGTCGGGCCGCTAACGGAGAGCACCCGTGTCCGATAATAAAACGGCGTCCACTTCTATTCCCCGCCCTCAAATTCTCACCGAACGTGCGCTGTCGGCACTGGAGCGGTTCTCGCACATCGAAGCCGTCAGCGGCATTGTCCTACTGCTGGCCGCAATGACTGCACTGATATGGGCGAACAGCCCTGTCGCCGAATCTTACGAGCATTTTTGGAATACCCAAGTCACGCTAGGACTGGGCGATTTCACGGTTTCTCGTTCTTTGCATTTTCTGGTTAACGACGGATTGATGACCATTTTCTTCCTTGTCGTTGGTGCGGAAATACGTCAGGAAATCAAAGACGGTGCGCTAGCCAACATGAAGCTGGCCACCCTGCCGCTTGGTGCCGCACTGGGCGGCGTAATGGTACCGGCCATTATCTACACGCTGCTCAACCACGGTACTCAAGCCAGTACGGGTTGGGCTGTCCCCACCGCTACAGACATTGCATTCGCGGTCGGCGTACTCGCCTTGCTGGGTAAATCCATTCCAGCAGGCGTGCGGATTTTGCTTTTGGCGTTGGCAATCATTGATGACATTGTCGCCATCCTCATCATTGCAATGTTCTATACGGCCAGCCTGGATTACCTCGGCCTAGTCATAGCCGCAGGCGGACTTTTGCTTGTGCTGCTGTTTCAACGGATGGGCATCGGTAAGGCCTACGCCTACCTATTGCCCGGAGCAATCATCTGGTTTGGCCTGTTGAAAACGGGAGTGCACCCCACCCTGGCTGGCGTCATTCTTGGGCTAATGGCGCCGGTAAACTCCAAGCCTTCCCATGAGCGCCCACTGGACACTATCGGGCGTACTTTCCATGAACTCATGGACCGCTTTCATCAAGCGGGAGACAACCCGGAGGCTGTCACCAAACCTTTAAAGCAGCTACGTCACGCCCAACGGGAGGTATTGCCACCGGTGCAGCGTATACAAGTGGGCCTGCACCCTTGGGTGGCGTATGGTGTCATGCCGCTGTTTGCCTTGGCGAATGCAGGGGTAGGCCTTGCGGGTGCCGATCTGGATAAAGCTTTGTCGCACAGCGTCTTCGTGGGAGTAATGCTGGCGTTGGTGCTGGGTAAGCCGCTCGGAGTCATCTTGGCCAGCATGGCGTTGGTCAAGCTCAATATCTGTGAGTTACCGGATGGTGTGACCTGGAAGGGCGTGGGATTGGTGGGGCTGTTAGCAGGGATCGGGTTCACGATGTCCATATTCATCGCTTCGCTCGCGTTTTCCGACCCAGCCCTGCTGTCATCCGCTAAACTCAGTGTTCTTGCCGCCTCCTCAGTCGCAGCTGTAATTGGCTTGCTCTGGGGAAAGATTAAGTTTTGAGTCGTGATGACAGCGTACGACCATCGCTCTTTGGTAGCCGGCCTCCGCTTTTTGGATGTTGATCCCATAGCAATGGCTGATCATGTTGGACATTGCTGAAATTTG is a window from the Pseudomonas sp. HR96 genome containing:
- the nhaA gene encoding Na+/H+ antiporter NhaA, with the translated sequence MSDNKTASTSIPRPQILTERALSALERFSHIEAVSGIVLLLAAMTALIWANSPVAESYEHFWNTQVTLGLGDFTVSRSLHFLVNDGLMTIFFLVVGAEIRQEIKDGALANMKLATLPLGAALGGVMVPAIIYTLLNHGTQASTGWAVPTATDIAFAVGVLALLGKSIPAGVRILLLALAIIDDIVAILIIAMFYTASLDYLGLVIAAGGLLLVLLFQRMGIGKAYAYLLPGAIIWFGLLKTGVHPTLAGVILGLMAPVNSKPSHERPLDTIGRTFHELMDRFHQAGDNPEAVTKPLKQLRHAQREVLPPVQRIQVGLHPWVAYGVMPLFALANAGVGLAGADLDKALSHSVFVGVMLALVLGKPLGVILASMALVKLNICELPDGVTWKGVGLVGLLAGIGFTMSIFIASLAFSDPALLSSAKLSVLAASSVAAVIGLLWGKIKF